The genomic interval GTTGAGCAGTATGTGGGGCAGGCGGGCGGGCAGCACCACGGGTTCCTTCATGGTGCCGTCGAAGTTCGGCGTCCACTCCACAGTGCCCTGGCCCAGCTCGGAGAGCAGCAGCTCGGAGAAGCGCGACAGCCGCGCCTCGGTGTAACGCATGGCGGCGAAGGACTTGGGATCGTCCGGCGCCCCCCAGTTGCCCTGACCGTCCACCAGCGGGTAGCGGTAGGAGAAGGGCTGGGCCATCAGCACCATGGCTTCATAACAGGCGCTGTCGCCGTGGGGGTGGTACTTACCCAGCACGTCACCCACGGTACGGGCGGACTTCTTGTGCTTGGAGAGCGCGGACAGCCCCAGCTCGCTCATGGCGTAGATGATGCGCCGCTGCACGGGTTTCAGGCCGTCACCTATGTGGGGCAGGGCCCGGTCCATGATGACGTACATGGAGTAGTTCAAGTAAGCCTGCTCGGTGAAGGCGCGCATGGGCTGGCGCTCTACCCCGTCCAGACTGAGCTCGATAGCATCACTCATGTGATTATCTCTTTCGGTTCGGGAGCTGGTTGGCGCTCTACTTCATCCAACAAACTGAGCTCGATAGCATCACTCATAAGGTTGTTCTCTTGCTATGGCGCGCCCCTGGAGGGCACGCCTGGAATGCGGGTCGGCAGCTGACCGACGGCTTAGATGATGGCAAGGTTACCCTTCTCTTCCAGCCATTCGCGGCGATCCGGGGCACGCTTCTTGGCCAGCAGCATGTCCATCAGCTGCAGGGTCTCGTCCCCCTCCTCCAGCTCGCCCATGGTGAGCTGCACCAGGCGGCGGGTGTTGGGATCCATGGTGGTTTCCCGCAGCTGTTTCGGGTTCATCTCACCCAGCCCCTTGAATCGGGTCACCATCACCTTGCCCTTCTTCTTCTCGGCCTCGACCCGTTGCAGCACGCCGTTCTTCTCGTCCTCGTCCAGGGCATAGAAGACCTCCTTGCCGATGTCGATCCGGTAGAGCGGCGGCATGGCCACATAGACGTGGCCCTTGTTGACCAGGGTGCGGAAATGCTTAACAAAGAGGGCGCACAGCAGGGTGGCGATGTGCAGACCGTCCGAGTCCGCATCCGCGAGTATGCACACCTTGCCGTAGCGCAGGCCGGAGAGATCCTCGGAGTCGGGATCCAGCCCTATGGCAACAGATATGTCGTGCACTTCCTGGGACGCGAGCACCTGACCGGCCTCCACCTCCCAGGTGTTCAGGATCTTGCCGCGCAGGGGCATGATGGCCTGGAATTCACGGTCCCGCGCCTGCTTGGCGCTGCCACCCGCGGAGTCACCCTCCACCAGGAACAATTCGCCTTGCATGGGGTCGGCGCAGTTGCAGTCGGTGAGCTTGCCGGGCAGGGCCGGGCCTTGGGTTATCTTCTTGCGCACCACCGTCTTGGCGGCGCGCATCCGGCGCTGGGCGCTGCTGATACAGATCTCCGCGATCTGCTCCGCCAGCTCGGTGTTGCTGTTTAGGTAGAGGCTGAAGGCATCCTTCACCACCCCCGACACGAAGGCCGAGCTCTGGCGGGACGACAGCCGCTCCTTGGTCTGACCGGCGAACTGGGGATCCTGCATCTTGACCGAGAGGATGTAGGCGCAGCGATCCCAGATGTCTTCCGGCGTGAGCTTGACCCCGCGGGGCAACAGGTTGCGGAACTCGCAGAACTCGCGCATGGCGTCCAGCAGGCCCTGACGCAGGCCGTTGACGTGGGTGCCGCCGAGCGCCGTGGGGATCAGGTTCACATAGGATTCGGCGAGGCACTCACCCCCTTCCGGCAACCAGCACAGGGCCCAGTCCACCGCCGATTGATCGGTGCTGAAGGCGCCGACGAAGGGCTGCTCCGGCAGGCAGGTGAACTGCTTGACCGCATCGATCAGGTAATCCTTGAGGCCATCCTCGTAGCACCACTCCAGCTTGATGCCGGTGTTCTTGTCGAGGAACTTGATGGTAAGGCCGGGGCAGAGCACGGCTTTCGCTTTCAGCAGGTGCTCGAGCTTGCTGACCGAGAAGCGCGGCGAGTCGAAATAGCGCGCCTCTGGCCAGAAGCGCACCCGGGTGCCGGTATTGCGGCGCCCGCAGGTGCCGGTGATGGTCAGCTCCTGCACCTTGTCGCCGCGCTCGAAGGCGATGTCATAGACCTGACCGTCCCGGCGCACCGTCACCTCGACCCGATCGGACAGAGCGTTCACCACAGAGATGCCCACCCCGTGCAGGCCGCCGGAGAACTGGTAGTTCTTGTTGGAGAACTTGCCCCCCGCGTGCAGCTTGCAGAGGATCAGCTCCACACCGGATACCCCTTCCTCCGGGTGGATGTCGACCGGCATGCCACGGCCGTCATCGATCACCTCGAGAGACTGGTCCTCGTGCAGGATCACCTCCAGGGTGCGGGCATGGCCCGCCAGCGCCTCGTCGACGCTGTTGTCGATAACCTCCTGGCCGAGGTGATTGGGCCTGGTGGTGTCGGTGTACATACCGGGGCGGCGACGCACCGGTTCGAGGCCATTGAGGACCTCAATGGCATCCGCATTGTATTGAGTGGACATGGAGGGCCTTGCGAATTGACGTTTGGGGGGAATCTTAACCCTTGGGAGGGATTGCGACAAATACGGCGGCCACAAAGGGTGATCCAGAGGGGGTGGCAGGGGGCGCTCCGGGTTCAGGAGGCGTCGGATGTCTCCGGCAGGGCCTGCAACAGCTGGGAGAGGGCGCTTTCGAGTCGCCATACCAGACCCGCCAGATCCCGTGCGGCCGGCTCTCTGTGCAGGGCCAGCCCCTGCTCGATGCGCCTGAGTTCCGCCAGGGTGAGGTCGAGGGAGTCATGTTGCACGCCCCCCTCGGTGAGGATCCCCTTCAGGCAGCGAATGCAGCCGTCCCGCACCAGATAGAGCGCCGGATCCTTTCCCCGCCACTGACGCAGCTGCCAGGCGATGTGGCTGCAGTTGAGCAGCACCACGCCCCAGCGCAGCACCCAAAGCCGGGCCAGCTGATCCTTGCCCTGACTGAGCTGGCTGACCGCGTGGTAGACCCTGGACTCGAATTCGTGCTCGCTCTGGCGTGGGGAGGGCATCAGCTGATCCATGAAGTCCCGCCGCAGGCGGCGGATCAGGCGGCGACTCTTGCGCCTGTCCGAGCTGGGTCTGAGGATCTGGAACGCCAGTCCGGCCACCATCACCCCCAGCATCTGGGCGAGGCTGCCGTTGATGTAGTCCTGGTAGTCGTAGCTCGGCGGGTTGGTGATGGCGAGGAAGGAGCCGAGCAGCACGATGAGCTGCCCCCAGAGGGCCGCCGACGCCGGTCGCTGCTGCTTGAGCAGTTGCATGGTCAGCAGGGCCGGCAGCAGCAGGATGAGGAAGGGCCAGAGCGCCTCCAGGCGGATCATCAGGCCGAACTTGACCAGGAAGCAGCCGAGGCTGAGCAGCACTATGGCCTGCAGCATGGTGGTCACGCTCTTGAGCGGTGCGGGCACCGCCGAGTAGAGCACGCAGCTGATGGAGAGCAGGGTCAGCGCCGAGCTGCCCGAGCCCCACTGGGTCTGGAACCAGAAGATGCAGCCAAGCAGCACGCACAGCGCGGTCCGCCCGCCGTTGTAGGCCGCCTCATAGCTGTCGGTGTGCATGGCGAGCGATCTCAGCCTGGGGGGCGCCGGCCAGCGCATCGGGAGATCCTCCTGCTGCGCCCCCGCCAGCCGCTCCAGCCAGCGCTGGGCCTCCAGATAGCACCAGCAGAACTGGCGCAGCCGCTGCCAGAAGGTGCGGGCGCGGTAGTCCCCCGAGTGGGCCAGCGGTGCCAGCAGGCGGGCGATGCGCAGCTTGTCACAGCCGGGTTCGGCGAGGGCCTTGGGCAGCGCCGTGAGCAGGCTCTCCAGCTCCGGCGGCGGAGACTCCCAGTTGTGCAGCAGGCGGCGCACCCCGGAGATGAGGCCGGTCATGCGCAGCTGACGATGGAGCAGGAAATTGAACAGCCGGTTGTGGCGTCTGAACCTGTGATGGCTCCACATCGCTTGGATGCGCAGCACGTTCATGGTGAGGATCTGGCTGATGATCCCCTGGTGGGCGTGGCGCACCTCGGCGCCGGACTGCTGCTGCCAGAGCAGCTGGGCGTGCTCCAGCAAACGGGTCTGGCTCTGGCGCAACGAGCCGAGCAGGGTCTCCCCATCCCCGGTGCTCGGCAGCAGCATCATCATGAAGGCGCCGCAGAGAATGCCGGTGATCACCTCGCTGACCCGGGCCTGGGCGATGTCGAAGATGTGGCGGGGATCGTCCACGTTGACGCAGGCGAAGGCGATGATGGCCGCCGTGTAGCCCGCCAGGGCGAAGGCGTAGGAGACGTTGTTCTGATAGTGGTTGGAGGCGTAGGTACAGAACCCGAGCCAGAGCGCGATGAGGACGCTGAACAGCCAGGGATCGCTGAGCCCCAGCCCCGCTATCACCACCGCCGCCAGGGCACCGATGAGGCTGCCCAGCACCCGTCCCAGACTCTTGCTGATGACGCCGCCGACGGTGGGAAAGCTCACCACGGCGGCGGAGGTCATGGCCCAGTAGGGGGAGTCCAGCTGCAACACGAAGGCCAGCCAGAGTGACAGGCACATGGCCAGCGCGTTGCGCAGGGCGTAACGCCACTGCCCTGTGCTGGCCTGCCCCCAGGGGGTGCGGCGCCAGAGCGACACCCTCATCTCACTCCCCCAGGCTGATGGTGCAGGTGGTGCCCGCGATCAGGGCGAGCTCGGGCGGCACCTCCAGCAGGCGGATCCGCACCGGCACACGCTGGGCCAGCCGCACCCAGGGCACGTTCGGTTTGACGTCCAGCAGCAGGCTGTCGCTGCCCTCCAGGCTCTGGTCATGGATGGCGCGCCCCAGGCTCTCCACCTCCCCCTTGAGCACCTGATCCGTGCTGTAGAGCATGACCTCAGCCGGTCTCCCCACCTGGATGTGCCTGAGCTTGGTCTCCTCGAAGTAGCCCTGCACATAGAAAGAGTGGATATCCACCAGGGCCACCAGCGGCACCCCGGCGCTGGCGTAGTTGCCGACCCTGGCCTGCAGGTTGGTGATGTAGCCATCCCCCGCCGCCTTGATCGTCGTCTTGGTGAGCGACCACTTGGCCTGCTCCAGATCGGCCTCGGCCACCTGATAGGCCGCCTTCATCGCCTGGGCATTGAGGCGCGCCTCGTCGACGGCCTCGGCTGAGATGACGGCGCGGGAGAGGTTCTGACGCCGGCTCGCCTCGTGCTCGGCCTTGTCCAGATCCGACCTGGCCTTGGCCAGGCTGGCATTGGCGTTGTCCAGGGCGATCCGGTAGGGTTCGGGATCCAGGCTGAACAGCACCTCACCCCTCTTCACCAGTTGGTTGTCCCGCACCGGAATGGCGATGATCTTGCCCGATACCTCGGGGGTGATGCTGATAAGCTCGGCCCGCACCTTGCCATCCCGGGTCCAGGGCCCCTGCATGTAGTAGTTCCACAGCCACCAGAGCGCCACCAGCGCCAGGGCGCACACCAGCAGGGTAGAGAGATATTTGAGGGTCGCGAGGAGTGATTTAACCATGAACCAGAATCCATAAGGCGCCGCTGACGGCGAGGATGAAAAGGGAGAGATCCATCAGCAGGGGGTGCCACACCTCCCCGCCGTAGAGCCAGTCACGCAGCAGATGGTGCACCGGCAGCCAGCCCAGCAGACCGAGCAGCACCGCCTTAAACAGCGGCGGAAAGTAGAGCGAGGCACCCAGGATCAGATCCGGTAGCACTGAAGGGGTTGGCAATGGCGTGCTCCCTATGGGCAGAGGAAGACAAAAATCGGCGATGACCTGCCAGAGCGCAGGCCTGCCAAGGTTATCACAGCCGTTGGGCGCACCACAGAAGCAGATGACGCCCTGCGGTCAGACCAGCCTGTCCGCCGGGTGGTTGATCCCGTCCCGCAGCGGCACCTCACCGAGCTCGAACGGGTTGACCCCCTCGAGACAGGCCAGGTTGTAGCCGTACTCGGCCGGGTTGGAGCGGCGCTGGTGGTGGGTATAGATGCCGCAGACGCCGCAGAAGTAGTGCTTGGCGGTGCGGGTGTTGAACTGGTAGCAGCGCAGCACCTCCTCTCCCTGCAGGATGCGGATGCCCGAAAGCGGCACCGAGGCGACGATGGCGCCACGCCGCCGGCAGAGGGAGCAGTCGCAACGACGGGGATCCACCACACCGTCCGGCAGGCTGAGCTCCAGCACCAGGGCCCTGCAATGGCAGCTGGCCCTGTGTTTATCCTGAATGGGGGTATTGCCGATCTGTTTGATCATCTGGCCTCCTTGCCACCGGGCACCGGGCCCTGTCGTCTCAATCGAACAGCGTCTCGCGCCGCCCCTGCCGTACATGGGCATGCAGGCTTTGCAGCTGGCTCTCTACCACCCGGTGCAGGGAGAGCGCGGGCAGCGCATCGATGGGGAAATAGGCCGCGTCCTGAGTCTCGTCGGTCTCGGTGAGCAGCGCTCCCCCCGTCACCTCGCACAGGAAGAACGCCTTGTGGGCGTGGGGCAGCTGGGGCGGATGAGGGTGTTTGTGCTTGTCGAACAGCGCCAGCAGCTGGACGGCGCGGCACTCGAGGCCGGTCTCCTCCACCACTTCGCGCACCACGGCACCGGCCGGTGAGTCGCCTATGTCGCACCAGCCCCCCGGCAGGGTCCAGAGCCCGTCGCTTCGCTCCTGCACCAGCAGCAGCCGACCCGCGTCATCGAGGATCAGCGCCCGCACATCCAGCTTGGGGGTGGGATAGCCACAATCCAGGCTTATCCAGTCGGCGATGGCCCTGGGATCCAGCTCGCTCTGGCTGGCAATGAGGGCAGCAGTAGCCGCCCTGAGCGCCTCGAAGCGGGCGATATCGAAGGGATCTTGGGAGTAGGTGAGCCCGGCCTGGGCCGTGGCCAGCACCTGTTCCAGAAAGGCGGCCAGCGGCGGTTGCACGGCTAGAGCCCGAGGAAGCGAATGATCTGGGCGGGATAGCGCTCGAAGCCGACGAAGGCGTGGTTGCCGCCGCACTCCAGGGAGAGGCGGGCAAACTCGTATTCCCTCAATGCCTTGCGATAGTCGAGCACCTCGTCCTCCTGCTGTTGCAGGATCCAGAGCCGCTCGGGGGCGCTCACCGGCACCGCCAGCGCCCTCAGCTCGTCCATGTGGGTTGGCAGCAGCTCGTAGCGCTCGTCGGTATAGGGATTGCGCTGGGGGCCCAGGTAGTCGCAGAGCAGCTCGTGAGGGCGCACCGCCGGGTTGATCAGCGCGGCGCGGCAGCCATGCAGCTCGCTCACCCGGGTCGCCATAAAGCCGCCGAGGGAACTGCCCACGGCGCCTAGCCTGAGGCGGCCATCATGGCGAGCCCTGGCCTCGGCAATGACGTCCTCGATGGCTTCCCAGGCCGCCGCCGGGGTATTGGGCTGGGCCGGGATGAGCACTTCGATGTCAGGCCTGTGCTCGGCCACCCAGGCAGCCATCTGCTGCGCCTTGGCCGAACCGGGCGATGAGTTGAAACCGTGCAGATACAGCAGAACGGGCGTCATGCCGGCCTCCTCCCTTGTTGCACCCTGGCCGAACCAGAAGAGGAGTTGAAACCGTGTAGATAGAGCAGAACTGAACTCATGGCGCCCCTCTCAATAACCGGTGGCGTTGGGGTCGGGCACGAACTGCCCCACCGGCAGCCGCCACACCTGGCTGGCAATGCGGCCATCCGGATGCAGGGTGAGATAACGCCAGCCCGGGCCGGACTCGTCCAGGGCGAAGCCATCGGAGAGCGGCTTGAACTGGATGCAGGTGGAGGGGCTGGCGATCAACCTCACCCCCTGGTGCACCTCGTCAAACTCCTGATGCACATGGCCGAACAAGATGGTCTTCTGCTGCGGATGGCGGGCCAGCACGGCGAAGAGATCATCGGCATTCTTGAGATTGTGCTGATCCAGCCAGGCGCAGCCCACCGGCACCGCCTGATGGTGCAGGGCGATGAGGGCGTGGCGCTCGGGATGCTGGCGAAGCGCCTGATCCAGCGCCGCCAGCTGGTGATCCCCGAGCACACCATGGGGTTTGCCGCGCACCTGGGTATCGAGCAGGATCACCTGCCAGTGATCTCCCACCAGCTGCTTGGCTTCGCTGATCCCGGCGGCATGGAGGTACTCCGTCATCAGGGGGCCGTCATCGTGGTTGCCGGGCAACCAGTAGATGGGGCGCGCCAGCGGGGCCATCATGGAGGCGAACCGCTGATAGGATTCCGGGCTGTGATCCTGGGACAGATCCCCGGTGGCGAGGATCAGATCGAACGGATGCCCGTTGGCCTGCACCTGCTCCAGCACGGCGGCCAGGCTCTCTGCGGTTCGCACGGCCAGCAGTCGTCCCTCTGCACTGGCGAAGAGATGGGTATCGGTAATCTGTAACAGGCGCACACTGCCGTCCGGCGCCTGAGGTAGCTCTGTTTCCAAAATCACGCTTCTTTTTTATGGGTTCGACTAGAGGATGTTGATCAGGCTGGTGCCATGTTTGAGACAAAATCTTAGCCAATCGGCCAAGAATAGATTTACCTGCTCTTTTTCATCCCTGTGGTGCATTTTTTTATTGGGATAATCATAACGTGGTTGCAACATTGAAATCTGTTGCGCCGCACACACTTCCGCCATCCGCACGTCGTGATACAAACGAATCTCGATGCGAGCCTGCAAGTAGCTCGGCAACTCGGGATTGTGCTGCGCCAGGATCACCTGACTGGTGAAGCGGCTCTCTTCGCTGACGGTGAGCTGGAACTGCAGGCCGTTGCCCACCTGATAACGTCGCTCCGCCCCCACGCTGCCGCCGGGGGGCAGCAGCTTCATCAAAGCCATGTAGTTGACCTCGCAGGTACGCTGCAAGGACATCAGATCAGGCACATAGCGCTTCATCGGGCTCTGGACTAATGGCATATCGCAACTCCATCAATCAACACCCGTGAGTAATTGATCCCGCAGGTGCGCTGCAAGGACATCAGATCAGGCACATAGCGTTTCATCAGGCTCTGGACTAATGGCATATCGCAACTCCATCAATCAGGGTCCATGGCGAGTTGACCTCGCAGACAGGAGGCGCATGGCGCCCAGCCTGAGTGTGCACGAGCGCCACCTCAGCGCCCCGCCAGCCAGCGGGCCTGCAGCTCGCCATGATTGAGGGCCAGCCATTGCAGGGCGATGACGGAGGCGGCATTGTCGATGCGCCCCTCTTTGAGCCAGGCGTAGGCCTGCTCGCGGCTCACCACATGGACCCGGATGTCTTCACCCTCTTCCGCCAGACCGTGGATCCCCGCCGCCTGGCTGGCATCCACCTCCCCCACATAGACCTCGATACGCTCTGTGCTGCCACCCGGGCTCACCAGGTAGCTGATGGCATGCTCGCAGCGCCCCACCTCGATGCCCGCCTCTTCCACCGCCTCGCGGCGCACCACGGCTTCTGCTGTCTCCCCTTCATCTATGATGCCGGCCACCAGCTCCAGCAGCCAGGGAGTGGGGCTGGTCTCGATCGCGCCGATGCGGAACTGCTCCACCAGCACTATCTGGTCGCGCACGGGATCATAAGGCAGCAGCGCGGCCGCATGGCCCCGTTCGAACAGCTCGCGGACTATGGGCTCATTCCAGCCACCGGCAAATAACCTGTGTTGCAGGCGATAGACGTTCACTTTGAAAAAGCCGTTGTATCCAGATGATTTATCGATGATTTTCACATCATCACCGGAATAGTGACTGGTTTGAGGCAAGGCTTGCTGTGACATACGAGACTCCTACCAGCTTGACTTGGCTTGGTTTGACCATAATATTCGGGGGCATGAATGAACATTCATTCACTCGCTCTCGCCGACGATGAGGGATGGATTTTAGCAGCCACAGGACATTTGGCTAGGCGCGTGGCCGAGAAAACTCGCCCTGACTCTTGACGTTTCTGTCGCTGGAAAAGAGACAGTTCGCAATGAAATCTGCTTGTAGTAGAGTGGTTAAGCTGAAATCAAGCTTGGTCGGTGACAATCCCCTCCTTCATCCAGCGGACAGCTTTGGGTTGATAAATAAGGTTAAAACTATCATATGAAAAGAACACTCTTGTCAGTCATGGTGATGCTGGGTG from Aeromonas rivipollensis carries:
- the parE gene encoding DNA topoisomerase IV subunit B, with translation MSTQYNADAIEVLNGLEPVRRRPGMYTDTTRPNHLGQEVIDNSVDEALAGHARTLEVILHEDQSLEVIDDGRGMPVDIHPEEGVSGVELILCKLHAGGKFSNKNYQFSGGLHGVGISVVNALSDRVEVTVRRDGQVYDIAFERGDKVQELTITGTCGRRNTGTRVRFWPEARYFDSPRFSVSKLEHLLKAKAVLCPGLTIKFLDKNTGIKLEWCYEDGLKDYLIDAVKQFTCLPEQPFVGAFSTDQSAVDWALCWLPEGGECLAESYVNLIPTALGGTHVNGLRQGLLDAMREFCEFRNLLPRGVKLTPEDIWDRCAYILSVKMQDPQFAGQTKERLSSRQSSAFVSGVVKDAFSLYLNSNTELAEQIAEICISSAQRRMRAAKTVVRKKITQGPALPGKLTDCNCADPMQGELFLVEGDSAGGSAKQARDREFQAIMPLRGKILNTWEVEAGQVLASQEVHDISVAIGLDPDSEDLSGLRYGKVCILADADSDGLHIATLLCALFVKHFRTLVNKGHVYVAMPPLYRIDIGKEVFYALDEDEKNGVLQRVEAEKKKGKVMVTRFKGLGEMNPKQLRETTMDPNTRRLVQLTMGELEEGDETLQLMDMLLAKKRAPDRREWLEEKGNLAII
- a CDS encoding FUSC family protein codes for the protein MRVSLWRRTPWGQASTGQWRYALRNALAMCLSLWLAFVLQLDSPYWAMTSAAVVSFPTVGGVISKSLGRVLGSLIGALAAVVIAGLGLSDPWLFSVLIALWLGFCTYASNHYQNNVSYAFALAGYTAAIIAFACVNVDDPRHIFDIAQARVSEVITGILCGAFMMMLLPSTGDGETLLGSLRQSQTRLLEHAQLLWQQQSGAEVRHAHQGIISQILTMNVLRIQAMWSHHRFRRHNRLFNFLLHRQLRMTGLISGVRRLLHNWESPPPELESLLTALPKALAEPGCDKLRIARLLAPLAHSGDYRARTFWQRLRQFCWCYLEAQRWLERLAGAQQEDLPMRWPAPPRLRSLAMHTDSYEAAYNGGRTALCVLLGCIFWFQTQWGSGSSALTLLSISCVLYSAVPAPLKSVTTMLQAIVLLSLGCFLVKFGLMIRLEALWPFLILLLPALLTMQLLKQQRPASAALWGQLIVLLGSFLAITNPPSYDYQDYINGSLAQMLGVMVAGLAFQILRPSSDRRKSRRLIRRLRRDFMDQLMPSPRQSEHEFESRVYHAVSQLSQGKDQLARLWVLRWGVVLLNCSHIAWQLRQWRGKDPALYLVRDGCIRCLKGILTEGGVQHDSLDLTLAELRRIEQGLALHREPAARDLAGLVWRLESALSQLLQALPETSDAS
- a CDS encoding HlyD family secretion protein, giving the protein MVKSLLATLKYLSTLLVCALALVALWWLWNYYMQGPWTRDGKVRAELISITPEVSGKIIAIPVRDNQLVKRGEVLFSLDPEPYRIALDNANASLAKARSDLDKAEHEASRRQNLSRAVISAEAVDEARLNAQAMKAAYQVAEADLEQAKWSLTKTTIKAAGDGYITNLQARVGNYASAGVPLVALVDIHSFYVQGYFEETKLRHIQVGRPAEVMLYSTDQVLKGEVESLGRAIHDQSLEGSDSLLLDVKPNVPWVRLAQRVPVRIRLLEVPPELALIAGTTCTISLGE
- a CDS encoding DUF1656 domain-containing protein; the protein is MPIGSTPLPTPSVLPDLILGASLYFPPLFKAVLLGLLGWLPVHHLLRDWLYGGEVWHPLLMDLSLFILAVSGALWILVHG
- a CDS encoding GFA family protein, coding for MIKQIGNTPIQDKHRASCHCRALVLELSLPDGVVDPRRCDCSLCRRRGAIVASVPLSGIRILQGEEVLRCYQFNTRTAKHYFCGVCGIYTHHQRRSNPAEYGYNLACLEGVNPFELGEVPLRDGINHPADRLV
- a CDS encoding NUDIX hydrolase — encoded protein: MQPPLAAFLEQVLATAQAGLTYSQDPFDIARFEALRAATAALIASQSELDPRAIADWISLDCGYPTPKLDVRALILDDAGRLLLVQERSDGLWTLPGGWCDIGDSPAGAVVREVVEETGLECRAVQLLALFDKHKHPHPPQLPHAHKAFFLCEVTGGALLTETDETQDAAYFPIDALPALSLHRVVESQLQSLHAHVRQGRRETLFD
- a CDS encoding YqiA/YcfP family alpha/beta fold hydrolase, whose product is MTPVLLYLHGFNSSPGSAKAQQMAAWVAEHRPDIEVLIPAQPNTPAAAWEAIEDVIAEARARHDGRLRLGAVGSSLGGFMATRVSELHGCRAALINPAVRPHELLCDYLGPQRNPYTDERYELLPTHMDELRALAVPVSAPERLWILQQQEDEVLDYRKALREYEFARLSLECGGNHAFVGFERYPAQIIRFLGL
- the cpdA gene encoding 3',5'-cyclic-AMP phosphodiesterase yields the protein METELPQAPDGSVRLLQITDTHLFASAEGRLLAVRTAESLAAVLEQVQANGHPFDLILATGDLSQDHSPESYQRFASMMAPLARPIYWLPGNHDDGPLMTEYLHAAGISEAKQLVGDHWQVILLDTQVRGKPHGVLGDHQLAALDQALRQHPERHALIALHHQAVPVGCAWLDQHNLKNADDLFAVLARHPQQKTILFGHVHQEFDEVHQGVRLIASPSTCIQFKPLSDGFALDESGPGWRYLTLHPDGRIASQVWRLPVGQFVPDPNATGY
- a CDS encoding DUF1249 domain-containing protein — protein: MPLVQSPMKRYVPDLMSLQRTCEVNYMALMKLLPPGGSVGAERRYQVGNGLQFQLTVSEESRFTSQVILAQHNPELPSYLQARIEIRLYHDVRMAEVCAAQQISMLQPRYDYPNKKMHHRDEKEQVNLFLADWLRFCLKHGTSLINIL
- the nudF gene encoding ADP-ribose diphosphatase; the protein is MSQQALPQTSHYSGDDVKIIDKSSGYNGFFKVNVYRLQHRLFAGGWNEPIVRELFERGHAAALLPYDPVRDQIVLVEQFRIGAIETSPTPWLLELVAGIIDEGETAEAVVRREAVEEAGIEVGRCEHAISYLVSPGGSTERIEVYVGEVDASQAAGIHGLAEEGEDIRVHVVSREQAYAWLKEGRIDNAASVIALQWLALNHGELQARWLAGR